AGGCCCAATGCCAAGGGGTTTTCGCGGGGGGCGGGAAAGTGCCGTCATCTGCCTGCCGGCGCCTTTTCCCATGCCTTGGGGCGCTGGGGCTAAAGCGGAATTGCGCCCGGTTGACACCTCACCGTAAGCTGCTAGAAACCCCGCCCGTGAGCATGTTCCGCACCACACGCACCAAATCCGCAGCTGCCTCCAAGGCGGCTTGCACCTGCTCGCCCACCACCAAAACCAAAAAAACAATCTGAGCCCCTCCCCCGGTCATCACACCCCACGGGGGTGAGGCCCAAGGTTCAAGCCCGGTGGCAGGCCAAACGGCCTTGGGGCGGGAAAACAAAAGGTTTGAAATTCCATGGGTTATAAAATTGCTGTTGTCGGTGCCACGGGCAATGTAGGCCGCGAGATGCTCGCCATCCTGCATGAGCGTGAATTTCCGGTCGATGAGATCCACGCCATCGCCTCGCGCCGTTCGCTGGGCCAGGAAGTGTCCTTCGGCGACAAGATACTGAAGTGCAAGGACCTGGAGCAGTTTGACTTCTCCAAGGTTGATATTGTGCTGATGTCGGCCGGCTCGGAAGTGTCCAAGGTCTGGTCGCCGAAGATCGGCGCGCTGGGCGTGCTGGTGATCGATAATTCGTCGTTCTGGCGTTATGACCAGAACGTGCCGCTGATCGTGCCGGAAGTGAACGCGCATGTGCTCGATGAGTACATGAAGCGCAACAATAAGATGAACATCATCGCCAATCCGAACTGCTCGACAGCGCAGCTCGTGGTGGCGCTGAAGCCGCTGCATGACGTGGCCAAGATCAAGCGCGTGGTGGTTTCTACCTATCAATCCGTGTCGGGTGCCGGCAAGGAAGGCATGGATGAACTGTGGACCCAGACCAAGGGCATCTTCGTGACGGATCATCCGACGCCGAAGAAGTTCCCCAAGCAGATCGCCTTCAACGTGATCCCGCATATCGATGTGTTCATGGATGACGGCTACACCAAGGAAGAATGGAAGATGGTGGTCGAGACCAAGAAGATCCTCGACCCGAAGATCAAGCTGACCGCTACTTGCGTGCGTGTGCCGGTTTTCGTGGGCCATTCGGAATCGGTGAATATCGAGTTTGAATCCGAGATGACCGCCGATCAGGCGCGCGACATCCTGCGCGAAGCACCTGGCTGCATGGTGATCGACAAGCGCGAAGACGGCGGTTACATCACGCCGGTTGAAAGTGCTGGCGAATACGCCACCTTCATCAGCCGCATCCGCGAAGATGCGACGGTGGAGAATGGCCTTGCCCTCTGGGTTGTCTCCGACAATCTGCGCAAGGGTGCAGCTCTGAACGCCACGCAGATCGCAGAATCAATCATCAATCGCGGGCTGTTAAAGAAGGCCGCCTGATCACCGCGTTTCAAAATTTGGCCGCCGGAGTGAAAGTTTCGGCGGCTTTTTGTCTGGTGTTGAACCAAAGCTGCGATTGCAACGTTTAGGTCCTATGAACAAACAAGATTGGATTGCACTGCTGGGTTTTGTTTTCATGTGCCTCGCAGTGGGTGGCATTTCCGGATATTTCACTGCGGCAGGCGTGGGCGAATGGTTCGACGGATTGCGCAAGCCGTTTTTCAACCCGCCTAAATGGGTGTTCGGGCCAGTCTGGACGCTGCTCTACTTGATGATGGGCGTTGCTGCATTCCTCGTATGGCGGCAGGTGGGTTTCTGGCACTTGGCCATCGGGCTGTTCTTCGTGCAGCTCGCGTTGAACTTCGCCTGGTCGTTTATTTTCTTTTCGGCGCACCGCATTGGCGTGGCTTTAACCGACATCATCCTTTTGTGGCTGGCAATTGTCGCTACTATCTTCGTGTTTGCGCCCCTCAGCGCGGCAGCGGCGTGGCTGTTGGCGCCCTATCTGCTGTGGGTCACTTTTGCCAGCCTGTTGAATGCCAGCATCTGGCGGCTGAACCCGGCGCAATAAAAACGCTGGAACGGAGACCGTTCCAGCGTGTCAAATTCTGAAATGTGATTAGACGCCTTTGAGCAGGCAGCCGCCGGCCAGAATGACAAAGGCAATGGTCATCACCCAAAACGACGGTACGGGGATCATTGCCAGCACGCCGAAGAACATCAGCAGGGCCAGGATGGCCACGACCAATGCAATGATGAAGACGATTTGGGTTGGTGCGCTTAATTTCATTTTTGTTCCCTCTTGATTCGCGAAACCGAGATTAACACGGCTTTCTCAGCCCAACAGTCGATTGGGAACATTCGATCTACCGCTGCGGGGTGTAAAGTTATCCACAACTTATGAATACATATCAACAGAATTACAATCTTAAGAAACTTTGGATTTATTCAAAACTGGCAAAAGCGGGCCGATCCTGGAGGCGTATCAACTCAATGATACCTAACAAGAGGTCCTAAAATGAAGAAGCTCTCGCTCAATATCGCCAAGTCTGACGTCCGCAAGGCCGGCATTGTTAACGTGTCGCTGCAGTATCGCAACAGCTAAGCTGTTCCTGGGTCGGCAGTCCGGACTGCCGGCCCACTCCTGCCCCCTGGAGTCCCTCCCATGCGCGTGAAATCTGCCGCAACGCTTGTTACCTTTCCGCAAGGCGAAGAGGCCAAGATCTACAATTACCTCAGCAAAGATGTGATTACCTGCGATGCGGCTGCCGTGAACTGGCTGCTGGCCATCCAGGATTGGTCGACGATCGACGAAATCGCAGCGCGCAACATCGAGTTCGACGCGGAGTCGATCGCCGGGGAAATCGAGCAGCTAGTAGCTTGCGGGATTTTTCTGGAAGAGAGCTCAGCGGCCGCCAGGCGCGAAGCTGAATACACCGCCACTTGGGAATTCGGCCCAACGGCCGGCATTTTCCATTTTGGCATCATGGACAATGAATTCGAGAATGTGGAATTCGGCGTGGCGCGCCAAAAGGAGCGCGCCAAGACCAACCCTTCGCCCAAACTGATCTGGCGCGATGACCAGCCCGATGTGAAATTGCCCCTCACGTCAAACGAGGGCGTGTTCTCGGTGATGGCCCAGCGCCGCTCGCGCCGCAATGTCACGGAGCAGGCGATCAGTTTGCGCGAACTTGGTGACTGTCTTTATGCAGGGCTTGGCATCACCGGCTTCATTCAAACAGAAACCGCCGTGCTGCCCTTGAAGATGACGCCTTCGGGCGGTGCACGCAATCCTTATGAAGCCTATGTTTGGGCGCAGAATGTGGATGGCCTGGCGCGCGGCATCTATCACTATTCCGCCGCTGATCACGCCCTCACCCGCGTGAATGAGGTACCGAATTTTCCGGCGCAGGATCTGGTGCAGGCGCAGGACTGGGCTGACCCGATGCCGGCGATCATTCTGCTGGTGGCGGTGCTGGAGCGCACAGCGTGGAAATATATTGAGCCCAATGCCTACCGCGTGGTTCTGATTGAAGGCGGGCACATCGCGCAGAACATGATGCTGGCTGCCACCCAGAATGAACTCACTTGCTGCCCCACTGCCGCGTTGGCGCATGGGCGTATCGCTGACCTTCTGAAATTGACGGCGCTCACGCATACGCCGGTCTATGCGCTCACTATCGGCCATCCCGGACCTTGCCTTGATACTGTTTATTCGGTGGCGGAAGGTGTGGCGCTGAGCGGGATTTCCAACATCGAGAGAGGCGGCAATATCTCGCGCAACAATTTGCGGTGAATGCCCTCGGCATATTCCCCGTAATTGGCAACCGAGATCACAAAACTGCCCGGCCCGCCGATTACATTGTTGCGGTAATATTCTTCCAGATTGGGTTCGTCATTCACGATGGCGAGGCCGTTGACCAGCACGCCAGCTGCGGCGCGCAAAGCTTGTGCCTGGGGCAGTTTGAAATGCGGCTCGCGCAGCTCCCAGCTTTCATGGCCATCGCCTGAAACGTCGATCACCTGGCGGCTGGCTTTAAAGGCCGCGTGCCTCAGCAATGCGATGCCATAGCTCATGGCAATGCCAATGCCTGTGCCTCCGCCTTCGCGCGGCAAATCGGTGTTGGCCAATTTAGCAAAATCCTCGGCGTCCTGCTTGCTCGCGATCACATGCCAGCCGGTATCGTATTTCTTCTCGTCCGGATCGCCCCATGTCATCAGATTGATGGCGATTTTTCCGTGAGGTCCGGAAAGCGCAGCTGCGATCACGTCCGGTGACCTGAAAGCCGCTGCAATGCCATCCATCTGCAAGGCATATTCACCACCGTCGACGCTGCCGGATGTATCGACAGCGAGAACCAGTGCCAGATCCACGGCCGTATCAGCCGCAGGCGCGGCAGTGCTGGAGAGGATCGTGGCCAGCACGAGTGAAGCTAAGATGGGAAAGTGCATCGCGCCCAAGCTTATGCCGTTGCCCGGCGCCTTGGAAAGCACGGTGTCGTGATGGGCATCAAAACACAAAACCCGCCGTTGCATTTCTGCAGCGGCGGGCTTCGTATTTGAGATCTGAATGAAGTTTTGTTTCTGTCTTTTGCAGGCCTCGCAGCGACCTACTCTTCCACGTCTTAAGACGAAGTACCATTGGCGCTGGGGTGATTTACGGCCGAGTTCGGGATGGGATCGGGTATGGACGCCCCGCCAAAGCCACGAGGCCGGCGAAAGACAGAAGTGGAGCACAAATTATCGAGTTTTTCCTGATTGGTGCGCTTGTCACACCATTCCCGATGAACAGGAATAATGAGAATGAACAAGCCGTTCGAACTATTAGTACCAGTAAGCTGCAAGCATTGCTGCTCTTCCACACCTGGCCTATCAACGAGGTCGTCTTCCTCGGTTCTCAAGGGAATTCTTGTTTTGAGGTGGGTTTCCCGCTTAGATGCCTTCAGCGGTTATCCCGTCCACACATAGCTACCCTGCACTGCGACTGGCGTCACAACAGGTCCACCGGAGGTGTGTTCAACCCGGTCCTCTCGTACTAAGGTCAAATCCTCTCAAAATTCCTACAATCACGGCAGATAGGGACCAAACTGTCTCACGACGTTTTGAACCCAGCTCACGTACCACTTTAATCGGCGAACAGCCGAACCCTTGGGACCTTCTCCAGCCCCAGGATGTGATGAGCCGACATCGAGGTGCCAAACGATTCCGTCGATATGGACTCTTGGGAATCATCAGCCTGTTATCCCCGGCGTACCTTTTATCCGTTGAGCGATGGCCCTCCTCACGTGGGACCACCGGATCACTATGACCGTCTTTCGACTCTGCTCGACTTGTCAGTCTCGCAGTCAGGCAAGCTTATGCCATTGCACTCAAGGGCTGATTTCCGACCAGCCTGAGCTTACCATTGCGCGCCTCCGTTACTCTTTGGGAGGCGACCGCCCCAGTCAAACTACCCACCATACACTGTCCCGGATCTCGATTCAGAAACCGCGGTTAGACATCCATGTCAACAAGGCTGGTATTTCACATTTCGGCTCCATCGCGGCTAGCGCCACGACTTCAATGCCTACCAGCTATGCTACACATGCCAGCACGAATGCCAGTGTAAAGCTATAGTAAAGGTGCACGGGGTCTTTCCGTCTGACCGCAATAACCCCGCATCTTCACGGGGAGTTCAATTTCACTGAGTCTATGCTGGAGACAGTGGGGAAGTCGTTACGCCATTCGTGCAGGTCGGAACTTACCCGACAAGGAATTTCGCTACCTTAGGACCGTTATAGTTACGGCCGCCGTTTACCGGGGCTTCGATTCAAAGCTTGCACCTCTCCTCTTAACCTTCCGGCACCGGGCAGGCGTCAGGCCCTATACGTCATCTTATGGATTTCGCAGAGCCCTGTGTTTTTGCTAAACAGTCGCTACCCCCTGGCTTGTGCCCCCCGCCTCTGCTTGCGCAGAAACGGGGCCCTCTTATCCCGAAGTTACGAGGGCAATTTGCCGAGTTCCTTCAGCATAGTTCTCTCAAGCGCCTTGGTATACTCTACCTGACCACCTGTGTCGGTTTCGGGTACGGATTATGTGGGGGCTATTTCCTGGAACCGCTTGGCTGCACCCTCAATCCAATAAGAGGATACAACTTCTACGATCCGTCACTCACCCACTAGCCCAGGAATATTAACCTGGTTGCCATCGACTACGCCTTTCGGCCTCATCTTAGGATCCGGCTCACCCTGCTCAGATTAACTTTAAGCAGGAACCCTTGGTCTTTCGGCGACAGTGTCTCTCACACTGTTTATCGTTACTCATGTCAGCATTCGCACTTCCGATACCTCCAGCTGCCCTCACGGGTCAACCTTCACAGGCCTACGGAACGTTCCGCTACCGCGTCACCCTTGCGGATGACACTCCGAGCTTCGGTACACATCTTAACTCCCGATACATTTTCGGCGCAGAAACCCTTATTTAGACCAGTGAGCTGTTACGCTTTCTTTAAAGGATGGCTGCTTCTAAGCCAACCTCCTGGTTGTTTTGGGATCTCCACATCCTTCCTGACTTAGATGTGATTTGGGGACCTTAGCTGCGGATCAGGGTTGTTTCCCTCTTCACAATGGACGTTAGCACCCACTGTGTGACTGCCGTACAGTACTTCCAGGTATTCGGAGTTTGGTTGGGTTTGGTAATACTACACGTACCCCTAGCCCATCCAGTGCTCTACCCCCCGGAGTATTCATACGACGCGATACCTAAATATCTTTCGCGGAAAACCAGCTATCTCCAGCCTTGATTAGCCTTTCACCCCTAGCCACAAGTCATCACAAACCTTTTCCACGGTTACGTGTTCGGTCCTCCAGTGCATGTTACTGCACCTTCAACCTGCTCATGGCTAGATCGACTGGTTTCGGGTCTATATCGACATACTGAATCGCCCTATTCAGACTCGCTTTCGCTGCGCCTCCGCCTATCGGCTTAAGCTTGCATGTCAATCATAAGTCGCTGACCCATAATACAAAAGGTACGTAGTCAGCCTTGCGGCCTCCTACTGTTTGTAAGCATTCGGTTTCAGGTTCTATTTCACTCCCCTAGTCGGGGTGCTTTTCACCTTTCCCTCACGGTACTTGTTCGCTATCGGTCACTGAGTAGTACTTAGGCTTGGAGGGTGGTCCCCCCATGTTCAGACAGGATTGCACGTGTCCCGCCTTACTCGAATTTGAAAGTGCTTTCTACTTGTACGGGGCTATCACCCATGATGCCAGGCTTTCCAACCTGTTCCAATTCTTACACTCTCAACATTGGCCTAATCCGCGTTCGCTCGCCACTACTAGCGGAGTCTCTGTTGATGTCCTTTCCTCCGGGTACTTAGATGTTTCAGTTCTCCGGGTTTGCTCCAACACACTATGTATTCATGTGCAGGTCTGCTCGAAAGCAGGGGTTTCCCCATTCGGAAATTTTCGGATCAAAGCTCATTCGCAGCTCCCCGAAACTTATCGCAGCGTATCACGTCCTTCATCGCCTCTCAGTGCCAAGGCATCCACCAAATGCCCTTAAGTCGCTTGATCATTCTCATTATTGCTGTTCATCGCCAACCCAGTATTTGAGAGAGGGTCGGTGATAAACTAGTTGAACAACTTCGTAGTTGCCCGCTTCCTCGACAGAAGCAGACGCGAAGTCATTCTGGAAAAACTTATTGAATTTGAATTGTGGTTCAAATTCTTTGTGCTCCGTTTCGCATGTGCCGCCATTGATCCTTCGACCAATTCGACCTGCCCAGGGGGCAGTACACACACAAAACACTTCATTCACGATGTCAAACAGCAACCATTCCGGAATGAACCGGAAGGAACTTGTTAAAAGGTCACGCTGCCGATGCAGCATTCATAACAGGGTGGATGGTGGAGACAGACGGGATCGAACCGACGACCTGAAGCTTGCAAAGCTACCGCTCTCCCAACTGAGCTATGTCCCCAGTTCACTAATCCACACAGAAATGGTGGGCCTGGGAGGACTTGAACCTCCGACCTCACGCTTATCAAGCGCGCGCTCTAACCAACTGAGCTACAGGCCCTAATTGGTTTTAGCCCGGCTCTGTTATGTGACCTTTGAAAGAAAGAGAAACGTAGACGGTCATGCCCCGCAAATGGACCCGTGACTTTCGGGTCCTAAATTTTCCATTGACGAATTGATAGAGGCAAGCCTCTGAAAATTCATCCTTAGAAAGGAGGTGATCCAGCCGCAGGTTCCCCTACGGCTACCTTGTTACGACTTCACCCCAGTCACTGACCATACTGTGGCCGGCTTCCTCCCTTGCGGGTTAGAACACCGTCTT
This genomic interval from Aestuariivirga litoralis contains the following:
- a CDS encoding DUF1194 domain-containing protein encodes the protein MQRRVLCFDAHHDTVLSKAPGNGISLGAMHFPILASLVLATILSSTAAPAADTAVDLALVLAVDTSGSVDGGEYALQMDGIAAAFRSPDVIAAALSGPHGKIAINLMTWGDPDEKKYDTGWHVIASKQDAEDFAKLANTDLPREGGGTGIGIAMSYGIALLRHAAFKASRQVIDVSGDGHESWELREPHFKLPQAQALRAAAGVLVNGLAIVNDEPNLEEYYRNNVIGGPGSFVISVANYGEYAEGIHRKLLREILPPLSMLEIPLSATPSATE
- a CDS encoding TspO/MBR family protein, whose amino-acid sequence is MNKQDWIALLGFVFMCLAVGGISGYFTAAGVGEWFDGLRKPFFNPPKWVFGPVWTLLYLMMGVAAFLVWRQVGFWHLAIGLFFVQLALNFAWSFIFFSAHRIGVALTDIILLWLAIVATIFVFAPLSAAAAWLLAPYLLWVTFASLLNASIWRLNPAQ
- a CDS encoding SagB/ThcOx family dehydrogenase; protein product: MRVKSAATLVTFPQGEEAKIYNYLSKDVITCDAAAVNWLLAIQDWSTIDEIAARNIEFDAESIAGEIEQLVACGIFLEESSAAARREAEYTATWEFGPTAGIFHFGIMDNEFENVEFGVARQKERAKTNPSPKLIWRDDQPDVKLPLTSNEGVFSVMAQRRSRRNVTEQAISLRELGDCLYAGLGITGFIQTETAVLPLKMTPSGGARNPYEAYVWAQNVDGLARGIYHYSAADHALTRVNEVPNFPAQDLVQAQDWADPMPAIILLVAVLERTAWKYIEPNAYRVVLIEGGHIAQNMMLAATQNELTCCPTAALAHGRIADLLKLTALTHTPVYALTIGHPGPCLDTVYSVAEGVALSGISNIERGGNISRNNLR
- a CDS encoding aspartate-semialdehyde dehydrogenase, which encodes MGYKIAVVGATGNVGREMLAILHEREFPVDEIHAIASRRSLGQEVSFGDKILKCKDLEQFDFSKVDIVLMSAGSEVSKVWSPKIGALGVLVIDNSSFWRYDQNVPLIVPEVNAHVLDEYMKRNNKMNIIANPNCSTAQLVVALKPLHDVAKIKRVVVSTYQSVSGAGKEGMDELWTQTKGIFVTDHPTPKKFPKQIAFNVIPHIDVFMDDGYTKEEWKMVVETKKILDPKIKLTATCVRVPVFVGHSESVNIEFESEMTADQARDILREAPGCMVIDKREDGGYITPVESAGEYATFISRIREDATVENGLALWVVSDNLRKGAALNATQIAESIINRGLLKKAA